One Candidatus Methylomirabilota bacterium genomic window, CTCACGAGCTTCTGAACAAATCGGCCACCGTCGAGGCCTCGGTTACCAACGGCGCTATCTCGGCCTTCCAGAAGGACAGCGCCAACCACCCGGTGATCCAGACGGACGCCCCCGCGGCGTGGGGCAATTCGGGAGGGCCGGCCGTCAACTTCAAGGCCGAGCTGCTCGGCGTGCTCACCTTCGTGTCGCTCGCGCCGGGGCCCGAGGGCAGCATCGTGCAGGGCTTCAACTTCATCATCCCATCCCAGGCCGTGAAAGACTTTGTGAAAGACACGCCCCTCAAGATCAACGAGCAGGGCAAGTTCAATCCGGTCTGGTTCGCCGGCCTGCGCGCGTTCTTCTCCGATGATTGGCACACGGCCAAGCGGAAGTTCGAGGACGCCGACAAGATCCAGCCCGGCCTCACCGACGTCAAGCGCATGCTCGGCGAGGCCATCGAGAAGGTCAAGAACCCGCCCCCGAAACCCTTCCCGTGGTTCTGGGTCACCATCGGCGTGACGCTGGTGTCGGCGGGAGGCTACGGCGGCCAGCTCCTCTTCCGCTGGCAGAAGAACCGCTACCGCGTCGGGCCGTCGGAGATCTTCAAGCTAATCGAGGCAGGCAAGCAACCCATCGTGCTCGACACGCGACAGCAGGATGCCTACGACAAGATGCCCATCAAGATTCCCGGCTCGATCCGGCTCGCGCCGGAGGAGCTCAAGAGTGGGGGCGTGGCCGGCCTCGACCTCGATACCTCGCGCCCGGTGGTCGCGTACTGCACCTGAGTGGACGAGCACACGAGCGCCAGTATGGCGCGCGACCTGAGGAAGCTGGGATTCAAGGACGTCAAGATTCTCAAGGGCGGACTCGGGGCCTGGACCAAC contains:
- a CDS encoding trypsin-like peptidase domain-containing protein, which encodes MIPLALGLLTGAVWTPHAHAQQPLSVQETVLRAKPATVLVISEVAAEVTLNCADGVQTITPRAPGGQFKGPDPMVFRETGTGWFIDPTGWVITNGHVVQPAHEVPRWLVNQLAQRAVTAACLGPAMQAVRMQPGESPDKEDAIKRRLLDKVLPTAKVNITPSISVVLSSGLRLKGEVKKYSPPVSAELGGMSGRDLAILKVPDGTYPMLPLADSTAAQIGDPLRILGFPGVVLSHELLNKSATVEASVTNGAISAFQKDSANHPVIQTDAPAAWGNSGGPAVNFKAELLGVLTFVSLAPGPEGSIVQGFNFIIPSQAVKDFVKDTPLKINEQGKFNPVWFAGLRAFFSDDWHTAKRKFEDADKIQPGLTDVKRMLGEAIEKVKNPPPKPFPWFWVTIGVTLVSAGGYGGQLLFRWQKNRYRVGPSEIFKLIEAGKQPIVLDTRQQDAYDKMPIKIPGSIRLAPEELKSGGVAGLDLDTSRPVVAYCT